Proteins co-encoded in one Spirosoma endbachense genomic window:
- a CDS encoding FGGY-family carbohydrate kinase — translation MPAAYFIGIDVGTQGVRVVLIDENGTVRGSQEEVFPLTDRSREEQSPQHWWSACLRCLRMMLYPLRGTIDLQKVKAAAVTSTSGTVIPLDERNEPLHDALMYSDLRPAPEGKHCKAVAEQYHAGGYTGFNASSGLSKMVWFVRHFPQKTSQIRTWVHAADYISGMLCGNFRVTDYTNALKSGYDVHQAEWPDYLFEQLPLKREWMQTVVPSGKPIGTLRHKLANELGIPELMVVAGMTDGCASQIASGAVRPGDWNTTIGTTLVVKGVTTQELNDPEGRLYSHRHPEGYWMPGGASNIGADWITTNFKEHLAELNQAAANLIPTAFIAYPLRQQSERFPFISATARGFAPDGLSDAELFTANMEGVAYVERYAYELIESLSGERVNAIYTAGGASNSDTWLTIRSNVLKRPVYKCTQVTGSVGAAILAASQTHFRSLTQAAQTLTKIEKEVKPSEELMLAYDRNYERFIQTLQEKGFLT, via the coding sequence ATGCCAGCAGCATACTTTATAGGCATAGATGTAGGAACGCAAGGGGTACGGGTTGTGCTGATAGATGAGAACGGCACGGTTCGGGGAAGCCAGGAAGAGGTCTTTCCGCTAACCGACCGCTCCCGTGAAGAACAATCACCCCAGCATTGGTGGTCCGCTTGCCTGCGTTGCCTGCGGATGATGCTGTATCCACTTAGGGGAACTATTGATTTGCAGAAAGTCAAAGCCGCAGCCGTAACCTCGACTTCGGGAACTGTGATTCCGCTGGATGAACGGAATGAGCCGCTTCATGACGCCCTGATGTACAGCGATCTACGTCCAGCACCCGAAGGCAAGCACTGTAAGGCGGTAGCTGAACAGTATCATGCAGGAGGGTATACTGGCTTCAATGCGTCCAGTGGCTTATCCAAAATGGTTTGGTTTGTCAGGCATTTCCCCCAGAAGACCAGCCAGATACGTACCTGGGTTCACGCGGCCGATTATATCAGCGGGATGCTCTGCGGTAATTTCCGGGTAACGGATTATACAAATGCGTTGAAATCGGGTTATGATGTTCACCAAGCTGAGTGGCCCGATTACCTGTTTGAACAGCTCCCGCTAAAACGGGAGTGGATGCAAACCGTTGTTCCTTCGGGAAAGCCTATTGGAACCTTACGCCATAAATTAGCGAATGAATTAGGCATACCCGAACTGATGGTCGTGGCTGGCATGACCGATGGATGTGCCTCACAGATCGCGTCGGGCGCCGTTCGGCCGGGTGACTGGAACACGACCATCGGCACTACATTGGTGGTCAAAGGGGTTACGACGCAGGAACTGAACGACCCGGAAGGTCGACTGTATAGTCACCGGCATCCAGAAGGATACTGGATGCCAGGGGGAGCCAGCAATATCGGTGCGGACTGGATAACGACCAATTTTAAAGAGCATCTTGCCGAACTTAATCAGGCGGCTGCGAACCTCATTCCGACTGCCTTTATCGCTTACCCATTGCGACAACAAAGCGAACGGTTTCCGTTTATTTCGGCAACTGCACGTGGTTTCGCGCCGGATGGCCTTTCGGATGCTGAATTATTTACGGCGAATATGGAAGGTGTCGCCTACGTCGAACGCTATGCCTATGAACTGATCGAAAGCCTCTCAGGCGAACGGGTGAACGCTATTTATACAGCCGGAGGAGCCAGTAACAGCGATACCTGGCTTACCATACGTAGTAATGTCCTGAAGCGTCCCGTTTATAAATGTACTCAGGTTACGGGTTCTGTTGGCGCGGCTATTCTGGCTGCTTCGCAAACGCATTTTCGCTCGCTCACCCAGGCCGCTCAAACGCTCACGAAGATTGAAAAAGAGGTAAAGCCGTCCGAAGAGCTCATGCTGGCCTATGACCGAAACTACGAACGTTTTATCCAGACACTTCAGGAAAAAGGATTTTTGACCTAA
- a CDS encoding DeoR/GlpR family DNA-binding transcription regulator has translation MAERHQLILQQLKEYGRVTIQELSDLMDVSGVTIRKDLKVLEDKSLIFRTRGGGSLANPYAYEKPVDEKALIKAEEKQKIAKAALTLINPHDSIIIGSGTTVFELARCLYPSKPLTVITPAVKVAQELSNRAHVEVLQLGGLIRPNSYSVVGSQAERMLENLSCGLLFIGVDGIDFDFGLSISNLIETSLNQKMIETAQHVAVMADWSKIGKRGIGKIGDLDQVHYFVTDSGISSEAVQLLEDRGIKVLIG, from the coding sequence ATGGCTGAACGACATCAGCTGATTCTGCAACAATTAAAGGAGTATGGACGGGTAACTATTCAGGAATTGAGCGACTTGATGGACGTGTCTGGTGTTACGATTCGAAAGGATTTGAAAGTTCTGGAAGACAAAAGTCTTATCTTCCGAACGCGGGGTGGCGGCTCCCTTGCCAATCCGTATGCCTACGAAAAGCCCGTTGATGAGAAAGCCTTGATTAAAGCGGAGGAAAAGCAAAAGATCGCCAAAGCGGCTCTTACGCTTATTAATCCGCATGATTCAATCATTATTGGGTCGGGTACAACCGTTTTTGAATTGGCTCGATGCTTATACCCCAGCAAGCCACTAACAGTTATCACGCCAGCGGTAAAAGTAGCCCAGGAGCTTAGCAACCGGGCTCATGTAGAAGTCTTACAGTTGGGTGGACTTATTCGACCCAACTCGTACTCTGTGGTTGGCTCACAGGCAGAAAGGATGCTGGAAAATTTATCCTGTGGCCTGTTATTCATCGGGGTTGATGGGATTGATTTCGACTTCGGTCTATCAATCAGTAACCTGATTGAAACGAGTTTAAATCAAAAAATGATTGAAACCGCTCAGCATGTAGCGGTCATGGCCGATTGGTCGAAAATCGGTAAGCGGGGTATCGGTAAAATTGGTGACCTGGACCAGGTACACTATTTTGTTACTGACTCGGGTATTTCTTCCGAAGCAGTCCAGCTTTTAGAAGATCGGGGGATCAAGGTCCTGATTGGTTAG
- a CDS encoding FGGY-family carbohydrate kinase: protein MINKDAYLIIDVGTGNVRVAVAQPDGAILSVERENVQYKRDEQYPESIYFEPNQLWQQILRLAKTALANSANVVIQAITATSQREGIVALGKAGESLIGMPNIDHRGREWENMISDKSRVYELTGRYPTSLFSALKLVGLRHRRANLWEEFATFLSISDWVQYQLSGVTRYEHSQASETLLYDVAAGQWSAELCAYFDIESSILPPLALAGTILGAVLPTLATELAISPEAIVIVGGSDTQLAIKSMQPSIDDLVIVSGTTTPIIKLVDRYITDEQQRTWTSRHVDETSFVLEANAGVTGLNYQRLKEIFYPNEPYEVIEQELAEEIQSPCVAALGSLIADEKAPLIRGGFIFNTPVSHQLNRSSFVLATLWDIACSIVENYKSLCAVSPHQPDYIWACGGGVESRTLRQFIANLTQKTIIVRDTYRQASVVGGVYVCNDALGLPGVEQTILEEVIPQSEESMKARYDEWKSARLAFKFLN from the coding sequence ATGATCAACAAAGATGCCTATCTGATTATCGACGTCGGTACGGGAAATGTCCGGGTGGCTGTCGCGCAACCAGACGGAGCTATTCTGAGTGTAGAGCGCGAAAATGTGCAGTATAAGCGCGATGAACAGTACCCGGAATCAATTTATTTTGAGCCTAACCAGCTCTGGCAGCAAATTTTGCGACTGGCCAAAACAGCGCTGGCTAACAGCGCCAACGTAGTAATCCAGGCCATTACTGCTACCAGTCAACGGGAAGGGATCGTAGCACTGGGCAAAGCTGGGGAATCCCTGATTGGCATGCCCAATATCGATCATCGGGGACGCGAATGGGAAAACATGATTTCCGATAAAAGCCGGGTTTATGAGCTAACCGGGCGGTACCCAACCTCGTTGTTCTCAGCCTTGAAACTGGTTGGCCTGCGCCACCGCCGGGCGAATCTCTGGGAGGAATTTGCTACGTTCCTGAGTATTAGCGACTGGGTGCAGTATCAACTGAGTGGCGTGACCCGCTACGAACATTCGCAGGCATCGGAAACGCTGCTTTATGACGTAGCGGCCGGCCAATGGTCAGCGGAGCTGTGTGCTTATTTTGATATAGAGAGCTCCATACTGCCTCCACTAGCATTGGCAGGAACAATCCTGGGAGCGGTCCTGCCAACGCTAGCTACCGAGTTGGCTATTTCACCAGAAGCCATTGTCATTGTGGGCGGCTCGGATACCCAACTCGCCATCAAAAGTATGCAACCCTCAATCGACGATCTGGTGATCGTCTCGGGCACGACAACGCCGATCATCAAGCTTGTTGACCGGTATATTACGGACGAACAACAACGTACCTGGACCAGTAGACACGTTGACGAAACGAGCTTCGTTCTCGAAGCCAATGCGGGCGTTACGGGCTTAAATTACCAACGGCTAAAGGAAATTTTTTACCCGAATGAACCGTATGAAGTCATTGAGCAGGAATTAGCCGAAGAAATACAATCGCCCTGCGTAGCGGCACTGGGGTCGTTGATTGCCGATGAAAAAGCGCCCCTTATTCGGGGTGGGTTTATTTTCAATACGCCTGTTTCGCACCAGCTCAACCGGAGCAGTTTTGTGCTGGCAACCCTCTGGGATATTGCCTGCAGCATCGTTGAGAATTACAAAAGTCTGTGTGCCGTTTCACCCCACCAGCCCGATTATATCTGGGCCTGCGGAGGGGGCGTCGAAAGCCGGACACTACGTCAGTTTATCGCCAACCTGACCCAGAAGACAATTATCGTTCGGGATACATACCGGCAGGCTTCCGTGGTAGGGGGCGTATATGTGTGCAACGACGCGCTGGGTTTACCCGGTGTTGAGCAGACGATTCTCGAAGAGGTCATCCCACAATCGGAAGAAAGCATGAAGGCTCGGTATGATGAATGGAAAAGCGCACGACTCGCCTTCAAATTCCTGAACTGA
- a CDS encoding 2-hydroxyacid dehydrogenase yields the protein MKILITAPYHQKAQDELTDLFGQVVYRPWKLQERAYTEPELIRLLADNQADALIIEHDEVTAGVINAYPKLRFIGVCRGTPSNVAVNVATEKGIPVFNTPARNAQAVAELFIANLVTLMRNTLAGIRWLEGENWEAGAHTSYLQFKGNEIAGKIIGMVGFGAVGQTIAGLVRHFPAQIQYYDPFYTSDDPYYKKVELDEVFKTSDVVSIHLPVNEQTKGLIDGRLLSLMKPNAIFVNTARAVVVNREALLNVLERNQIRGAILDVFDHEPPDALDYKLIHRDDVLATPHIAGATFEVEDHHADILNKALRSYFVEDKKDIRQFVNPSVLVTSEA from the coding sequence ATGAAGATACTAATCACAGCGCCTTATCACCAAAAGGCACAGGATGAATTAACGGACCTATTCGGCCAGGTTGTGTACCGACCCTGGAAATTACAGGAAAGAGCCTATACAGAACCGGAACTTATCCGTTTACTGGCTGATAACCAGGCCGATGCGCTGATTATCGAACATGATGAGGTAACGGCGGGGGTTATCAACGCTTATCCAAAACTCCGCTTTATCGGCGTCTGTCGCGGAACACCGTCCAATGTAGCGGTAAACGTAGCGACCGAAAAAGGTATTCCGGTTTTCAATACCCCGGCCCGGAACGCCCAGGCCGTAGCCGAACTGTTCATTGCCAATCTGGTTACACTGATGCGCAACACGCTCGCGGGAATACGCTGGCTGGAAGGTGAAAACTGGGAAGCTGGCGCTCACACGTCGTATCTTCAGTTCAAAGGGAATGAAATTGCGGGGAAAATCATCGGTATGGTGGGATTCGGTGCCGTCGGGCAAACCATTGCCGGACTGGTGCGGCACTTTCCGGCGCAGATTCAATACTACGACCCATTTTATACGTCAGACGATCCGTACTATAAAAAAGTAGAACTCGATGAGGTCTTCAAAACTAGTGACGTCGTATCGATTCATCTGCCGGTCAACGAGCAAACGAAAGGACTTATCGACGGCCGCCTGTTGTCGTTGATGAAACCCAACGCCATTTTTGTCAACACTGCGCGGGCTGTTGTCGTCAACCGGGAGGCCCTGCTGAATGTGCTGGAACGAAATCAGATTCGGGGCGCCATTCTGGACGTATTTGACCATGAACCACCTGATGCCCTGGACTATAAACTCATTCACCGTGACGACGTACTGGCCACTCCGCACATTGCCGGGGCAACGTTTGAGGTGGAAGATCACCATGCCGACATTCTAAATAAAGCATTGCGGAGCTATTTTGTCGAGGATAAAAAAGACATCCGGCAATTCGTAAATCCGTCGGTTTTAGTAACCAGTGAAGCCTAA
- a CDS encoding glycerophosphodiester phosphodiesterase family protein: MKSNRIFNALLMLLVFSQAGMVKAQSMNRLPIKTVQDLHAFFSWTGKKAPIISGHRGGMVKGFPENSIATFENTLKHTPAFFEIDPRLTKDSVIVLLHDATLDRTTTGRGKLSDYTWEEIKKLRLKDADGNVTEHRIPTLAEAIDWARGKTVLNLDRKDVPFAMTTAILRKHKADAFMMLTVHTPEQARYYYDDNKNRMFSVFIKNKQELDAYEKAGIPAANMIAYIGPTVKPENQELYRLLNAKGIMCMISAASSYDKLSSPEERAAAYRAIIKDGASILESDRPIDVAEAINDLLPGQSVLSGSPK; this comes from the coding sequence ATGAAATCAAATCGAATTTTCAATGCATTGCTTATGCTACTGGTATTCAGCCAGGCTGGTATGGTAAAGGCGCAATCGATGAATCGACTGCCGATCAAGACGGTTCAGGATCTTCACGCCTTTTTCAGCTGGACGGGAAAAAAAGCGCCTATCATCAGTGGGCACCGGGGCGGAATGGTCAAGGGGTTTCCTGAAAACTCCATCGCTACGTTCGAGAATACGCTCAAACACACACCCGCTTTTTTTGAAATTGACCCGCGCCTGACCAAAGACAGTGTCATTGTACTCCTGCATGATGCTACATTGGACCGGACGACAACGGGTAGGGGCAAACTGTCGGATTATACTTGGGAAGAAATAAAAAAGCTTCGTCTAAAAGATGCAGACGGAAACGTTACGGAACACCGGATTCCTACCCTGGCAGAAGCTATTGACTGGGCCCGCGGGAAAACCGTTTTGAATCTGGACCGAAAAGATGTACCGTTTGCCATGACGACAGCAATTCTCCGAAAACACAAAGCCGATGCGTTTATGATGCTCACTGTTCATACCCCCGAACAAGCCCGGTATTATTACGATGACAACAAAAACCGGATGTTTTCCGTGTTTATAAAAAACAAGCAGGAACTGGACGCTTACGAAAAAGCGGGTATTCCGGCTGCCAACATGATTGCTTACATCGGTCCAACGGTTAAACCGGAAAACCAGGAACTGTATCGATTGCTCAATGCAAAAGGCATCATGTGCATGATTTCAGCCGCATCATCATACGATAAATTGTCGAGTCCAGAAGAACGAGCTGCCGCGTATCGGGCCATCATAAAAGACGGAGCCAGTATTCTGGAGTCTGACCGGCCCATTGACGTAGCGGAAGCGATTAACGACTTATTACCAGGCCAATCAGTACTATCGGGTTCGCCTAAGTAA
- a CDS encoding Gfo/Idh/MocA family protein, translating to MLKFAVIGTGFWANYQIPAWQELPGVELIAVYNRTFARANEIAQRFRVPNVYDNVDQLFDNHAHELDFVDIITDVDTHPVFTAKAAERSIDIICQKPMGPSLEAARQMVETCQQAGVRLYIHENFRWQTPLRRLKAILDSGEIGQPFKARVSFCSAFPVFDNQPFLAELDQFILTDIGSHILDVCRFLFGEVEWLSCQTIRVNPIIRGEDVANVLMKMRSGLSCFAEMSYASLLEKESFPQTLVRVEGSTGSVVLTHDFKLRITRKAGTHEVDATPPYYSWADPDYSIVHASIVACNQNILADLEGKGGAETTGANNFETIRLVYAAYDSAQRNETVYL from the coding sequence ATGCTAAAGTTTGCTGTTATTGGTACGGGCTTCTGGGCTAATTATCAGATTCCGGCCTGGCAGGAGCTGCCCGGTGTTGAATTAATTGCTGTTTATAATCGAACATTTGCCAGAGCGAATGAGATTGCCCAACGATTCAGGGTTCCAAACGTATATGATAATGTAGATCAACTCTTTGATAATCATGCTCATGAGCTGGATTTTGTGGACATTATTACCGACGTAGATACGCACCCTGTTTTCACGGCCAAAGCGGCCGAACGGAGCATTGACATCATATGCCAGAAACCGATGGGGCCAAGTCTGGAAGCGGCACGGCAAATGGTCGAAACGTGCCAGCAGGCGGGTGTTCGCTTGTATATCCATGAAAATTTTCGCTGGCAAACTCCACTACGTCGCTTAAAAGCCATACTCGATTCGGGAGAAATCGGTCAGCCATTTAAGGCGCGGGTAAGCTTTTGTTCGGCATTTCCAGTGTTTGATAATCAGCCGTTTCTGGCCGAACTAGACCAGTTTATCCTAACCGATATTGGCTCGCACATTCTTGATGTATGCCGGTTTTTATTTGGCGAAGTGGAGTGGCTATCGTGTCAGACTATACGCGTTAATCCAATTATCCGGGGAGAAGATGTAGCGAATGTGCTGATGAAAATGCGAAGCGGCCTGAGCTGCTTTGCCGAAATGTCGTATGCCTCACTGCTCGAAAAAGAATCCTTTCCGCAGACACTGGTGCGGGTAGAAGGCAGTACGGGTTCCGTGGTACTTACGCATGATTTTAAACTACGGATCACCAGGAAAGCCGGAACGCATGAGGTCGATGCTACGCCACCTTATTATTCCTGGGCCGACCCGGATTATTCGATTGTCCATGCCTCGATTGTTGCCTGCAACCAGAATATACTGGCTGATTTAGAAGGGAAAGGGGGAGCTGAAACCACCGGAGCCAATAACTTCGAAACCATCCGACTGGTCTATGCCGCTTATGATTCAGCGCAACGTAACGAAACGGTTTATCTATGA
- a CDS encoding histidine phosphatase family protein, with protein MLTVYLLRHGETRWNADGNRYCGATDIGLTDKGVQQAHQAANVLKFISFDAVYSSPLQRATRTAQIASGKLNEEVIKDHRLIEANFGDWEGKTKEEFIAENAGLWEAWCLAPDHTRAGGNGETAMEVVDRVDDFFQEIAKKHPSGTILVFAHNAVNRFYMAWKLGMPLKNYRKLVQENSSITLFSLDEMGEFSLLKLNSR; from the coding sequence ATGCTAACTGTGTATTTACTCCGGCATGGAGAAACCCGCTGGAATGCAGACGGAAATCGCTACTGTGGCGCTACCGATATTGGCTTAACCGACAAAGGAGTTCAGCAGGCTCATCAGGCAGCTAACGTATTGAAATTCATTTCATTCGATGCTGTTTATTCGTCCCCGTTGCAGCGAGCTACCCGCACAGCTCAGATTGCATCGGGTAAGTTGAATGAAGAGGTCATTAAAGACCATCGGCTGATCGAAGCCAATTTTGGTGACTGGGAGGGAAAAACTAAGGAAGAGTTTATTGCTGAAAATGCAGGACTTTGGGAGGCATGGTGCCTGGCTCCAGACCACACACGAGCGGGAGGAAACGGCGAAACAGCTATGGAGGTTGTGGATCGGGTGGACGATTTCTTTCAGGAGATTGCCAAAAAGCATCCATCCGGAACGATTCTGGTCTTCGCGCACAATGCCGTCAACCGGTTTTATATGGCCTGGAAGCTGGGAATGCCGCTAAAAAATTACCGGAAACTAGTTCAGGAAAATTCATCCATTACGCTGTTCAGCCTAGATGAGATGGGCGAGTTTAGCCTGCTAAAACTGAACAGTCGTTGA
- a CDS encoding sugar ABC transporter ATP-binding protein has protein sequence MTPFLQLTAISKQFPGVKALDDVSFAVHSGEIHALCGENGAGKSTLMNILTGNLSPDSGELVLRNQPVQLSGPTEASRQGIAIVYQQLSLVDSLSVAENIFANRQPRNQWGLIRYKELYAATTSLLDRLKLPDLRPQMLVGNLSTGQKQMVEIAKALSQSPDLLLLDEPTASLTERETQTLFRLITQLRESGKAIVYISHRLNEIFALADRVSILKDGRYQGTLTISETNPTELIRRMVGRDVVVSRQPSTATNNAVLVLENVSGPGFSNVSFRLNRGEILGLAGLIGAGRTEVARAIFGASQTSSGTILLRGKTIRPAHPADAVELGIGYLPEERKSLGLFVEQTIIQNIITICSPRTKAGLFDASASQELTETYQKKLSIRTPSVREYVGKLSGGNQQKVMLARWLLTNPDVLLVDEPTHGMDVGAKAEVYAMLRQLAAEGKAILLISSELPELMALSDRILVMREGQLTGEVSGDKATEEQLMALATH, from the coding sequence ATGACGCCATTTCTTCAACTTACGGCTATCAGCAAACAATTTCCGGGCGTAAAAGCACTGGATGACGTATCGTTTGCTGTGCATTCGGGTGAAATTCACGCTCTTTGTGGCGAAAATGGCGCGGGCAAAAGTACGCTCATGAATATCCTGACGGGCAATCTGTCGCCTGATTCGGGAGAATTAGTGCTACGTAATCAGCCGGTTCAGCTGAGCGGCCCCACTGAAGCATCCCGGCAAGGGATTGCGATTGTGTATCAGCAGCTTAGCTTGGTCGATAGCCTGTCGGTAGCCGAAAACATATTTGCAAACCGACAGCCCCGCAATCAGTGGGGGCTAATTCGATATAAGGAGTTGTATGCCGCAACGACCTCGCTGTTGGATCGCCTGAAACTACCGGATTTAAGGCCGCAGATGCTGGTCGGTAATTTATCGACCGGGCAAAAGCAGATGGTCGAAATTGCGAAGGCCTTATCGCAGTCGCCGGATTTGCTGCTGCTCGACGAGCCGACAGCTTCGCTCACCGAGCGAGAAACCCAGACGCTGTTTCGACTGATTACGCAACTTCGGGAATCAGGCAAGGCGATTGTTTACATTTCGCACCGGCTGAATGAAATTTTCGCCCTGGCCGACCGGGTATCTATCCTGAAAGACGGCCGCTATCAGGGGACACTAACGATAAGTGAGACTAACCCTACTGAACTGATCCGACGCATGGTTGGCCGCGATGTAGTGGTTTCGCGTCAGCCATCGACCGCTACCAACAACGCGGTGCTTGTTCTGGAGAACGTATCTGGGCCGGGTTTTAGCAACGTAAGTTTCCGGCTGAACAGGGGCGAAATTCTGGGATTGGCCGGACTGATTGGCGCTGGCCGAACCGAGGTTGCACGCGCTATTTTCGGAGCTTCCCAAACGAGTTCAGGAACTATTCTGCTTCGTGGAAAGACTATCCGTCCCGCCCATCCGGCCGATGCGGTGGAGTTGGGCATCGGTTATTTGCCCGAAGAACGGAAGTCGCTGGGCTTGTTTGTTGAGCAGACCATTATACAGAATATCATTACCATTTGTTCGCCCAGAACAAAGGCTGGCCTGTTCGACGCATCCGCCAGTCAGGAATTAACCGAAACGTATCAGAAAAAACTGTCTATTCGTACGCCATCGGTACGAGAATATGTTGGAAAGCTGAGCGGAGGTAATCAACAGAAAGTAATGCTGGCACGTTGGCTTTTGACTAATCCCGACGTATTGCTGGTTGATGAGCCGACTCACGGCATGGACGTGGGCGCTAAAGCTGAAGTATATGCGATGCTGCGTCAGTTAGCTGCCGAAGGGAAAGCTATCTTATTGATTTCGAGCGAGCTTCCCGAACTCATGGCCTTATCTGACCGCATTCTGGTGATGCGTGAAGGGCAATTGACTGGTGAGGTAAGCGGAGACAAAGCAACTGAAGAACAACTCATGGCATTAGCAACTCACTAA
- a CDS encoding MFS transporter, with the protein MNSSSVFEKVGLPKPLAWGYIGILIFMMGDGVEQGWLSPYLIEHGMSIQQSALMFTVYGVTIAISSWLSGVLAEGYGPRKAMLVGLSLYIIGTIGFVGYGMARLSFPVMLFTYAIRGFGYPLFAYSFLVWITYRTPHDQLGRAVGWFWFVFTGGLNVFGAWYSSWAIEWLGYQNTLWTSIFWVAVGAFFALILNRDHFQPSAVTTEAKTKELLSGLTIIRKEPKVLIGGIVRIINTTAQFAFPVFLPIYMATHGFSTVQWLQIWGTIFTSNIIFNLIFGFVGDRLGWRNTILWFGGVGCGITTLLFYYSPVLFAGSYGMVLLCGVLWGALLAGYVPLTALVPSLVKEDKGAAMAILNLGAGLPVFVGPALVGLFIGTIGSEGVVWVLAGLYFISAVLTRFITLPKESMPVRAASLTARSL; encoded by the coding sequence ATGAATTCATCATCCGTATTTGAAAAAGTTGGCCTGCCAAAGCCATTAGCCTGGGGCTACATCGGCATCCTGATCTTTATGATGGGCGATGGTGTTGAGCAGGGCTGGCTAAGTCCGTACCTGATCGAACATGGTATGAGTATTCAACAGTCTGCTCTTATGTTTACGGTGTATGGCGTCACGATTGCTATCTCATCGTGGTTGTCGGGAGTACTCGCCGAAGGGTATGGTCCGCGTAAGGCTATGCTGGTCGGATTGAGCCTGTACATCATCGGTACGATTGGTTTTGTAGGTTATGGCATGGCCAGGCTTAGTTTTCCGGTTATGCTGTTTACGTACGCTATCCGTGGATTCGGTTATCCGTTATTTGCCTACTCCTTTTTGGTTTGGATTACGTATCGCACTCCACACGATCAACTGGGCCGGGCGGTGGGCTGGTTCTGGTTTGTGTTTACCGGCGGCCTGAACGTATTTGGCGCTTGGTATTCTAGTTGGGCCATCGAGTGGTTAGGATACCAAAACACACTCTGGACGTCCATTTTCTGGGTAGCCGTAGGTGCTTTCTTCGCTCTGATCCTGAACCGCGATCATTTTCAGCCATCGGCGGTTACTACCGAAGCGAAAACGAAGGAACTGCTGAGCGGCCTTACGATTATCAGGAAGGAACCCAAAGTGCTGATCGGTGGCATTGTACGGATTATTAACACCACTGCTCAGTTTGCCTTTCCGGTCTTCCTGCCCATCTACATGGCAACGCATGGATTCAGCACCGTTCAGTGGTTACAGATTTGGGGAACCATTTTTACCAGCAATATTATCTTCAACCTGATCTTCGGCTTTGTGGGTGACCGGTTAGGCTGGCGTAATACCATCCTGTGGTTTGGGGGCGTAGGGTGTGGCATTACGACGTTACTTTTTTATTATTCGCCGGTCTTGTTTGCGGGTAGTTATGGGATGGTGTTACTGTGTGGAGTACTCTGGGGGGCTTTGCTGGCGGGTTACGTACCGCTCACGGCGCTGGTTCCATCGCTGGTGAAGGAAGACAAAGGAGCTGCCATGGCTATTTTAAACCTGGGTGCCGGTTTACCTGTCTTTGTTGGCCCGGCTCTTGTTGGGCTTTTTATCGGTACCATTGGCAGCGAAGGCGTAGTTTGGGTGCTGGCTGGTTTATATTTTATTAGCGCCGTACTGACTCGCTTCATTACGTTGCCCAAAGAGTCAATGCCAGTTAGAGCTGCATCTCTTACCGCCCGATCGCTCTGA